A genomic stretch from Tribolium castaneum strain GA2 chromosome 6, icTriCast1.1, whole genome shotgun sequence includes:
- the LOC659323 gene encoding zinc finger protein SNAI1 produces the protein MFDRVSNITQLLSISDWNYDNIKPGFTMNFTPFGGHFPTTIPTIHQFAAKFSQENNSTALCPTQENNSNRYTANGVPSFTQHHPPTQQQMINTTKYQPNYMNQTIYHQNNVRQEKRQGYEHQELAQELCAAMLNNPQADKPDKNKQEPQENNRQPHQQLQPNQQQPATSMPSSWQSLATPGSTVADYLSHLPASTLPLSLHHFLKYSAETIKKESAQQPDPNPAILPPQPAANLPPAPAQPPKKKKKKKPEKEKKPRPKPGEIRLTTALDGSTLYCCPECHMAYPEKELLEQHLVGHTLERRFVCDICGAGLKRKDHLTRHKQSHNPERPYVCTVCLKAFKRKEQLTLHFVIHSGEKRHICTECGKGFYRKDHLRKHTRSHIARRVKAELSQQGNSQALQLQMAAPATSNSVSQGILS, from the exons ATGTTTGATCGCGTTAGCAATATTACTCAATTACTTTCGATTTCTGACTGGAATTATG ACAATATAAAACCGGGCTTCACGATGAATTTCACGCCGTTCGGTGGCCACTTCCCCACAACCATTCCCACGATTCACCAATTCGCGGCGAAGTTTTCTCAGGAAAACAATTCCACGGCCCTGTGCCCAACTCAGGAGAACAACAGCAATAGATACACAGCCAATGGGGTGCCCTCGTTCACGCAACATCACCCCCCGACTCAGCAACAAATGATCAACACCACCAAATATCAACCTAATTATATGAACCAAACGATCTACCACCAAAACAACGTGCGTCAGGAGAAACGACAGGGTTACGAGCACCAGGAGCTGGCTCAGGAATTATGTGCCGCTATGCTAAACAATCCACAAGCAGACAAGCCAGATAAA AACAAACAGGAGCCTCAGGAGAACAACCGCCAGCCGCACCAGCAGCTCCAACCAAACCAGCAACAACCGGCGACTTCGATGCCCTCAAGCTGGCAGTCGTTGGCGACTCCTGGCTCAACCGTGGCCGACTACCTGTCCCACCTGCCGGCCTCCACGCTGCCTTTAAGCCTCCACCACTTCCTCAAATACTCCGCCGAAACAATCAAGAAAGAAAGTGCCCAGCAACCGGACCCCAACCCCGCCATCCTGCCCCCGCAGCCGGCCGCCAACTTGCCCCCGGCCCCTGCCCAGCCCccaaagaagaaaaagaagaaaaagccCGAGAAGGAGAAAAAGCCGCGCCCCAAACCCGGCGAGATCCGGCTGACGACGGCCCTGGACGGCTCGACGCTCTACTGCTGCCCCGAGTGCCACATGGCGTACCCCGAGAAGGAGCTCCTGGAGCAGCACCTGGTGGGGCACACGCTGGAGCGCCGCTTCGTCTGCGACATCTGCGGCGCCGGCCTGAAGCGCAAGGACCACCTGACCCGGCACAAGCAGTCGCACAACCCGGAGCGGCCCTACGTCTGCACCGTGTGCCTGAAGGCCTTCAAGCGCAAGGAGCAGTTGACGCTGCACTTCGTCATCCACTCGGGGGAGAAGCGCCACATCTGCACCGAGTGCGGGAAGGGCTTCTACCGCAAGGACCACCTGCGGAAGCACACGCGCTCGCACATCGCGCGGAGAGTTAAGGCTGAGCTCTCGCAGCAAGGCAACTCGCAGGCGCTCCAGCTGCAGATGGCGGCGCCGGCGACGAGCAACTCGGTCAGTCAAGGTATACTCTCGTAA